The proteins below come from a single Parageobacillus thermoglucosidasius genomic window:
- the sigX gene encoding RNA polymerase sigma factor SigX, whose amino-acid sequence MDSVFEELYEKYHDDIFNFLFYMVRNREQAEDLVQEVYIKVLRSYKRFNGKSSEKTWLLSIARHVAIDFFRKQKSWRRKISEKFDWNDAQLCDIQPLPEEIAIQKEEIQLMYRCLERCTVDQQLVIILRFIHCLSITETAETLGWTESKVKTTQHRALKVLKRYMEEEAAKGGKQREKISME is encoded by the coding sequence ATGGACTCCGTCTTTGAGGAGTTGTACGAAAAATATCATGATGACATTTTTAATTTTTTATTTTATATGGTGCGAAATCGAGAACAGGCGGAAGATCTCGTTCAGGAAGTATATATAAAAGTATTGCGTTCGTATAAGCGGTTTAACGGGAAAAGCAGTGAAAAAACATGGCTGTTATCCATTGCGCGGCATGTGGCCATCGATTTTTTTCGCAAACAAAAAAGTTGGCGGCGGAAAATATCGGAAAAGTTTGATTGGAATGACGCCCAACTTTGCGATATTCAACCGCTCCCCGAGGAAATTGCGATTCAAAAAGAAGAAATTCAGCTGATGTACCGCTGTTTAGAACGTTGCACCGTTGATCAGCAGCTTGTGATTATACTGCGTTTTATTCATTGTTTATCGATAACGGAAACGGCAGAAACGTTAGGATGGACGGAAAGCAAAGTAAAAACGACGCAACACCGTGCATTAAAAGTGTTAAAAAGGTACATGGAGGAAGAAGCAGCGAAAGGAGGAAAACAACGTGAAAAAATTTCCATGGAATGA
- a CDS encoding AIR synthase related protein, with protein sequence MRDVLFLPLYDDTELVVAADSSAAIGEKEMDAVSAPYDVVAYFAARVAFMEVLSVGAKPHAVVLQNFVDDEAWETLCNGIRQTCEELRIDVPIIGSSESNFPTLQSAIGITVVGMIQAERKRIGITPPDAKFAVIGEPLVGDEVLKRKERILSLSLFRELLRQTGIYELVPVGSKGIYYELQQLLHANGLSASSCSCALPLFASSGPATSLLISYDYRMEEEVKKTAKDLFFPLELHL encoded by the coding sequence ATGCGTGATGTGCTGTTTTTGCCGCTATATGATGATACGGAATTAGTGGTGGCAGCGGATAGCTCAGCGGCAATTGGGGAGAAAGAGATGGATGCCGTAAGCGCTCCGTATGATGTCGTGGCATATTTTGCTGCGCGCGTTGCGTTTATGGAAGTATTGAGCGTTGGAGCGAAGCCGCACGCAGTGGTGCTGCAAAATTTCGTGGATGACGAAGCATGGGAAACACTTTGCAACGGCATTCGCCAGACGTGTGAGGAATTGCGCATCGATGTTCCGATTATCGGAAGCAGTGAGTCCAACTTTCCGACATTGCAGTCCGCCATTGGCATAACGGTTGTCGGTATGATACAAGCAGAGCGGAAACGGATCGGGATCACCCCGCCGGATGCCAAATTTGCCGTGATTGGGGAGCCGCTTGTCGGCGATGAAGTATTAAAGCGCAAAGAGCGAATCCTTTCTCTTTCTTTATTTCGGGAGCTGTTAAGACAAACTGGCATTTATGAGCTTGTGCCGGTTGGTTCGAAAGGAATTTATTACGAACTGCAGCAGCTGCTTCATGCTAACGGCCTTTCCGCTTCATCGTGCTCCTGCGCGCTGCCGCTCTTCGCCTCATCAGGCCCAGCTACTTCTCTATTAATCAGTTACGATTATCGTATGGAAGAAGAAGTGAAAAAGACCGCAAAAGATTTATTTTTTCCGCTCGAATTGCACTTATAG
- a CDS encoding cob(I)yrinic acid a,c-diamide adenosyltransferase: MRLYTRTGDKGKTSLIGGRVDKDHLRVEAYGTLDEANSFVGQALALLDKEKFPDICAELQKIQHELFDCGGDLAIVNGKLPYKVTAEMVAFLETRIDEYVKEAPPLEKFILPGGSPAAAALHVARTVTRRAERCIVSLSKAEPINEIVLQYVNRLSDYFFAAARVINTRLGVKDVEYERSAIVFRDKDDKK; encoded by the coding sequence ATGAGACTATATACGCGAACAGGCGACAAAGGGAAAACGAGCTTAATCGGCGGCCGTGTCGATAAAGACCATCTGCGCGTGGAGGCGTATGGCACGCTTGATGAAGCGAATTCGTTTGTCGGGCAGGCGCTGGCGCTGTTAGATAAGGAAAAGTTTCCGGATATTTGCGCTGAATTGCAAAAAATCCAACATGAATTATTTGACTGCGGCGGCGATTTGGCGATTGTGAATGGAAAACTTCCGTACAAAGTAACAGCGGAGATGGTGGCGTTTTTGGAAACGCGCATCGATGAATATGTTAAAGAAGCGCCGCCGCTGGAAAAATTTATTTTGCCCGGCGGCTCTCCGGCTGCAGCGGCGCTTCATGTTGCCCGCACGGTAACAAGAAGAGCGGAACGATGCATCGTTTCATTAAGCAAAGCGGAACCGATAAACGAAATTGTGCTACAATACGTGAATCGTTTGTCTGATTACTTTTTTGCTGCCGCCCGCGTCATTAACACGCGTTTAGGAGTAAAAGATGTCGAATATGAACGGAGCGCGATCGTGTTTCGCGACAAGGATGACAAAAAATAA
- a CDS encoding bifunctional adenosylcobinamide kinase/adenosylcobinamide-phosphate guanylyltransferase, translating into MRERIVVFEGLEAAIRRIPDVAHWKRMFRIWHEWEQQGASRTVVWIGSDITQGIVPVEKEERLWRDVTGWCYQQLAQLCDRVDRVWCGLAERMK; encoded by the coding sequence ATGCGCGAACGAATTGTCGTGTTCGAAGGATTGGAAGCGGCGATTCGCCGCATTCCCGATGTAGCGCATTGGAAGCGCATGTTTCGAATATGGCATGAATGGGAACAACAAGGTGCCAGCCGAACGGTTGTGTGGATTGGCTCTGATATTACGCAAGGGATTGTTCCGGTGGAAAAAGAGGAACGATTATGGCGCGATGTAACCGGCTGGTGCTACCAGCAGTTGGCGCAGCTTTGCGACCGCGTTGACCGCGTTTGGTGCGGATTAGCAGAACGAATGAAATAA
- a CDS encoding histidine phosphatase family protein: MADSLAITLIRHGMTPENQARRYIGHTDVPLAEQEKTRLLQADLSLFKPVDLLVSSDLLRCKQTRELLFRNYGGGKYEMAQWREMHFGDWEGKTFLELKEIKEYRQWLSSPLAVAPPNGESYQAFCQRVEEALEQTVLLAEQANAEHVAVVTHGGPIRCILERYAPQERPFWEWTVPFGGGFTLQSTHERWKEKKRCISLSEVLFKESENGRALTTELKNGKMLFGVTDMSGNMASRM; this comes from the coding sequence ATGGCTGATAGTTTGGCTATTACGCTAATCCGTCACGGGATGACGCCGGAAAATCAAGCAAGGCGATACATCGGGCATACGGATGTGCCGCTTGCCGAACAGGAAAAAACGCGGCTTCTCCAAGCAGACTTGTCGCTGTTTAAGCCTGTCGATTTGCTGGTGTCGAGCGATTTGCTCCGCTGTAAGCAGACGCGCGAGCTTTTATTTAGAAACTATGGCGGTGGCAAATACGAAATGGCGCAGTGGCGGGAAATGCATTTTGGCGATTGGGAAGGAAAAACGTTTTTAGAGTTGAAAGAAATAAAAGAATACCGGCAATGGCTGAGTTCGCCGCTGGCGGTGGCGCCGCCAAACGGAGAAAGCTACCAAGCTTTTTGCCAGCGGGTGGAAGAAGCGCTTGAACAAACGGTGCTGCTGGCTGAGCAAGCAAATGCCGAGCATGTCGCTGTCGTCACGCATGGCGGCCCGATTCGCTGCATATTGGAGCGCTATGCTCCGCAAGAGCGGCCGTTTTGGGAATGGACCGTGCCGTTTGGCGGCGGATTTACCTTGCAATCAACGCACGAGAGGTGGAAGGAGAAAAAACGATGCATTTCATTGTCGGAGGTGCTTTTCAAGGAAAGCGAAAATGGGCGCGCGCTTACTACCGAGTTGAAGAACGGAAAGATGTTGTTTGGTGTAACGGATATGAGCGGGAATATGGCGAGCCGGATGTGA
- the cobS gene encoding adenosylcobinamide-GDP ribazoletransferase: MKTVWSGFLLSVQFLTVIPIWKQIDWNDATARWSVRTFPLVGALIGGAEALAYFMFSSFSSVSPLFLALSLLWLSVWLAGGLHADGWMDVSDAFFSYRNIERRQEIMSDSRVGAFAVLSVLCLLSFRFLFMFETICSHLDVFLIVAIPLLSRTAMTWLLIYGKPAKQTGMAAAFRKHIDRHDAHVAAAIGGCLLACVCIAAVSAFKTIVLLMCGTMGAAFVARLFFEKQFGGITGDTLGAFVEGAETWLWLIVWLLR; this comes from the coding sequence ATGAAAACGGTTTGGAGCGGATTTTTATTATCTGTACAATTTTTGACGGTGATCCCAATTTGGAAGCAGATCGATTGGAACGATGCGACAGCGCGCTGGTCTGTCCGCACGTTTCCGCTTGTCGGAGCGCTGATTGGCGGCGCCGAAGCGTTGGCATATTTCATGTTTTCCTCCTTTTCTTCCGTTTCGCCGTTGTTTCTTGCGCTTTCTCTCCTGTGGCTATCTGTTTGGCTGGCGGGCGGATTGCACGCCGATGGTTGGATGGACGTAAGCGACGCGTTTTTTTCGTATCGGAATATAGAGCGCCGCCAAGAAATTATGAGCGATTCGCGCGTCGGAGCGTTTGCGGTATTATCCGTTTTATGCTTGCTTTCGTTTCGCTTTTTATTCATGTTTGAAACAATATGTTCCCATCTTGACGTGTTTCTTATTGTTGCCATTCCACTGCTTTCAAGAACTGCGATGACATGGCTGCTTATTTATGGAAAACCCGCGAAGCAAACCGGCATGGCCGCGGCTTTTCGGAAACATATCGATCGCCATGACGCGCATGTGGCGGCTGCGATCGGCGGCTGCCTGCTTGCGTGTGTATGCATCGCAGCCGTTTCTGCTTTCAAAACGATCGTTTTGCTCATGTGCGGAACGATGGGGGCTGCTTTCGTCGCGCGTTTATTTTTTGAAAAACAATTTGGTGGCATTACTGGCGATACACTTGGGGCGTTTGTTGAGGGGGCGGAGACGTGGCTATGGCTGATAGTTTGGCTATTACGCTAA
- a CDS encoding bifunctional adenosylcobinamide kinase/adenosylcobinamide-phosphate guanylyltransferase codes for MIVFISGGVRSGKSRIAETYVQKLAAPESALHYIATARAPDDEMKQRIAHHRKQRQKQAVKWVTWEQPVQLDKLISVFTKNDVILLDCVTNWLANELFVDESWQKETVCFDKARKMWETLQQLENASRALIVVSNELFSGGVPDDLGTYHFMKTLGWLHQQIVSSAQVAILAQNGIAVVKKGESCL; via the coding sequence ATGATCGTGTTTATTAGCGGCGGCGTCCGGAGCGGGAAAAGCCGGATTGCGGAAACTTATGTGCAAAAGCTGGCAGCGCCGGAAAGTGCTTTACATTATATCGCAACAGCACGGGCGCCTGATGACGAAATGAAACAGCGGATTGCTCATCACCGAAAACAGCGCCAGAAACAAGCGGTGAAATGGGTGACATGGGAGCAGCCGGTGCAGCTGGACAAGCTCATTTCTGTTTTCACGAAAAACGATGTCATCTTGCTTGATTGTGTAACGAACTGGCTTGCCAATGAATTGTTTGTTGATGAAAGCTGGCAAAAGGAAACGGTTTGTTTTGATAAGGCAAGAAAAATGTGGGAGACGCTGCAGCAATTAGAAAACGCGAGCAGAGCGCTGATTGTTGTCTCCAATGAATTGTTTTCGGGAGGGGTGCCGGATGATTTAGGGACATACCATTTTATGAAAACGCTCGGCTGGCTTCACCAACAAATTGTCTCCAGCGCCCAAGTGGCCATTTTAGCACAAAACGGCATCGCCGTTGTCAAAAAAGGAGAATCATGTTTATGA
- the cobD gene encoding threonine-phosphate decarboxylase CobD — MNWPAHGANPRQLYQQLGLPLPATYVDFSVNTNPYVLPLSLWPTQADFRRWAMEYPDPDAVPLVDFLARAEGISPGCILMTNGASECIYLLGQLFSQKRIGIAEPAFSEYRRACEAHGCKIVSLVTNEEKSWKYELSELTMLLKDVDAFFLCHPNNPTGTVMAEEELYELLMAAEKAKTFVIIDEAFYHFWADGFTALQWIGRFSHLIVLRSLTKIHHLAGARIGYMVANEEIIAQAKALQPPWSVSKVAQQLALHFLPMDEFVAQTKRMIAAERERIAEILRGYGYYVSPSVVNFYLLRLPNRSTEALFYHLLREGMVPRHTMNFRGLDGKYLRLAVKTKEENDQLLQALRRWAQ; from the coding sequence TTGAATTGGCCAGCGCATGGGGCAAACCCTCGGCAATTGTATCAGCAGCTTGGGCTTCCGCTTCCGGCGACATACGTCGATTTTAGTGTCAACACCAATCCATATGTACTGCCGCTGTCGCTTTGGCCGACACAAGCCGATTTTCGCCGCTGGGCGATGGAATATCCGGACCCGGACGCCGTGCCGTTAGTCGATTTCTTGGCGCGCGCTGAAGGAATTTCCCCCGGGTGCATCTTAATGACCAACGGTGCTTCGGAATGCATTTATTTGTTAGGGCAATTATTTTCACAAAAGCGGATCGGCATCGCAGAACCGGCGTTTTCGGAATATCGCCGTGCTTGTGAAGCGCACGGCTGCAAGATCGTTTCGCTTGTCACGAATGAAGAGAAAAGCTGGAAATATGAATTAAGCGAGTTGACGATGTTATTAAAAGATGTTGACGCTTTCTTTTTATGCCATCCAAACAATCCAACTGGAACGGTAATGGCCGAAGAAGAATTGTATGAATTGCTTATGGCGGCGGAAAAGGCGAAAACATTTGTCATCATCGATGAGGCGTTTTACCATTTTTGGGCGGATGGATTTACTGCATTGCAGTGGATCGGCCGTTTTTCCCATCTGATTGTGTTGCGGTCATTAACGAAAATCCACCATTTGGCTGGGGCGCGCATCGGCTATATGGTCGCCAATGAGGAGATCATCGCGCAAGCAAAAGCGTTGCAGCCGCCATGGAGCGTTAGCAAGGTAGCCCAGCAGCTGGCGTTGCATTTTTTGCCGATGGACGAGTTTGTCGCGCAAACGAAACGGATGATTGCCGCCGAACGAGAGCGGATAGCGGAAATTTTGCGGGGCTATGGGTACTACGTTTCGCCGTCTGTCGTCAATTTTTACTTATTGCGGCTGCCAAACCGCTCCACGGAAGCGCTGTTTTATCATTTATTACGGGAAGGAATGGTGCCGCGCCATACGATGAATTTCCGCGGCCTTGACGGCAAGTATTTGCGTTTAGCGGTGAAGACGAAGGAAGAAAACGATCAATTGCTGCAAGCGCTAAGGCGGTGGGCGCAATGA
- the cbiB gene encoding adenosylcobinamide-phosphate synthase CbiB: MSHLFAIALALLLDALIGDPRWLPHPVRALGSLIAFLDRRLNQGKHRRAKGIAAAVAVTGIAYSLAFFVVSISYSLSLLFGVLVEAVLIFTAIATKSLQEAAWNVLIPLEQGDMEKARRELSMIVGRDTENLGEPEIVRACVETVAENTSDGITAPLFYAFIGGAPLALFYRAVNTCDSMLGYKNDTYREFGWASARLDDVVNYVPARLTAMVMILVYGGRQMRHCFHVLFRDASKHPSPNSGWPEAAMAALLGVQLGGTNTYKGVVSRRPAIGDPLVPLNKEHIRQAVRIMIVTVLSFALLLFIGGMIIELASAWGKPSAIVSAAWASASGDIRRF, translated from the coding sequence ATGAGCCATCTTTTTGCGATTGCGCTGGCATTGCTGCTTGATGCGCTGATTGGCGATCCTCGTTGGCTCCCGCACCCTGTGCGCGCGCTCGGATCGTTGATAGCCTTTTTAGATCGAAGACTGAATCAAGGAAAACATCGGCGCGCAAAAGGCATTGCCGCCGCCGTGGCGGTAACGGGGATCGCTTACAGCCTGGCATTTTTTGTTGTATCTATCAGTTATTCGCTTTCATTGCTGTTTGGCGTGCTCGTCGAAGCAGTCCTTATTTTTACGGCGATCGCCACGAAAAGTTTGCAGGAAGCTGCCTGGAATGTGCTTATCCCTTTGGAACAGGGAGACATGGAAAAGGCGCGGCGTGAATTAAGCATGATTGTCGGCAGGGATACCGAAAATCTGGGCGAACCGGAAATCGTGCGCGCCTGTGTGGAAACGGTGGCGGAAAATACGAGCGATGGCATTACCGCGCCGCTGTTTTACGCTTTCATCGGCGGCGCGCCATTGGCGCTTTTTTACCGGGCGGTGAACACGTGCGATTCCATGCTTGGTTATAAAAATGATACGTATCGCGAATTTGGCTGGGCGTCCGCCCGCTTGGACGATGTTGTCAATTATGTGCCGGCTCGCTTGACAGCGATGGTGATGATATTGGTTTATGGCGGCAGGCAAATGCGCCATTGCTTTCACGTGCTGTTTCGCGATGCCAGCAAGCACCCAAGCCCAAACAGCGGATGGCCGGAGGCGGCGATGGCTGCGCTTCTTGGCGTGCAGCTTGGCGGAACGAATACGTATAAAGGAGTCGTTTCCCGCCGGCCGGCGATCGGCGATCCGCTCGTTCCGTTGAACAAAGAGCATATTCGCCAAGCGGTGCGGATTATGATTGTGACGGTTTTATCGTTTGCGCTATTGCTTTTCATAGGGGGGATGATAATTGAATTGGCCAGCGCATGGGGCAAACCCTCGGCAATTGTATCAGCAGCTTGGGCTTCCGCTTCCGGCGACATACGTCGATTTTAG